In Fundulus heteroclitus isolate FHET01 chromosome 8, MU-UCD_Fhet_4.1, whole genome shotgun sequence, a genomic segment contains:
- the sec14l7 gene encoding SEC14-like protein 2, translating into MSGRVGDLSPKQAESLTEFRERIQDVLPCLPAQHDHYLLRWLRARNFNVQKAENMIRKHVEFRRQMKVDTIIADWKPPEVIEKYVSGGMCGYDREGSPIWYDVIGPLDPKGLLLSATKQDFMKTKIRHIEMLQRECRRQAEKLGKNIESITLIYDCEGLGLKHIWKPAVETYGEILTMYEDNYPEGLKRVLLIKAPKMFPMAYNLIKHFLCEETRRKIVVLGSNWQEVLRKHIDPDQLPVVYGGTLTDPDGDPRCRTMINYGGTVPKSYYVQESVKVQYDSSVTISRGSSLQLEYDITAPSSLLRWQFASDGADIGFGVYRRTKDSRSQKVAEMMQVLPSERYNAHLVPEDNCLTCSEPGVYVLCFDNSYSLLQSKKVSYNVEVVPPDDGQMQAPCS; encoded by the exons ATGAGTGGACGAGTCGGAGACCTGAGCCCAAAGCAGGCTGAGAGCCTCACTGAG TTTCGGGAAAGGATTCAGGATGTCCTCCCCTGCCTGCCGGCTCAGCATGACCACTACCTCCTCCGCTGGCTCCGAG CTCGTAACTTCAACGTCCAGAAAGCGGAAAACATGATCCGAAAG CACGTGGAGTTCAGGAGGCAGATGAAAGTGGACACCATCATAGCTGACTGGAAGCCTCCAGAG GTGATTGAGAAGTACGTATCCGGCGGGATGTGTGGCTACGACCGAGAGGGGAGTCCCATCTGGTACGATGTGATCGGCCCTCTGGACCCCAAAGGCTTGCTGCTGTCGGCCACCAAACAGGACTTCATGAAGACGAAGATCAGGCACATTGAGATGCTGCAGCGGGAGTGTCGGAGGCAGGCTGAGAAG CTTGGGAAGAACATCGAGTCCATAACTCTGATTTATGACTGCGAAGGACTCGGACTGAAGCACATTTGGAAACCTGCTGTTGAGACCTATGGGGAG ATCCTCACCATGTATGAAGACAACTATCCTGAGGGCCTGAAGAGGGTGCTTCTGATTAAAG CTCCCAAAATGTTTCCGATGGCCTACAACCTGATCAAACACTTTCTGTGTGAGGAGACACGGCGGAAAATCGTGGTTTTAGGAA gTAACTGGCAGGAAGTGCTGCGCAAGCACATCGATCCAGACCAGCTTCCTGTGGTGTATGGAGGAACCTTGACTGACCCTGATGGAGACCCTCGCTGCAGAACCATG ATCAACTACGGTGGTACTGTTCCCAAGTCGTACTACGTGCAGGAGTCTGTGAAGGTTCAGTATGACAGCAGCGTTACCATCAGCCGTGGATCAAGCTTGCAGCTGGAGTATGATATCACTGCTCCCAGCAGCCTCCTGAG GTGGCAGTTTGCCAGCGATGGAGCAGACATCGGGTTTGGAGTGTACCGGCGCACCAAGGACAGCAGGAGTCAGAAGGTTGCTGAGATGATGCAGGTTCTTCCCAGTGAACGCTACAATGCTCACCTGGTCCCTGAAGACAACTGTCTCACCTGCTCCGAGCCAGGAGTCT ATGTGCTGTGTTTTGACAACAGCTACAGCCTCCTCCAGTCCAAGAAGGTGAGCTACAACGTTGAAGTTGTTCCTCCTGATGATGGACAGATGCAGGCTCCATGCAGCTGA